From a region of the Magnetococcales bacterium genome:
- a CDS encoding sulfatase-like hydrolase/transferase, whose protein sequence is MSPSASFALYFLVLLALFNLADYRQAEVIHYSAYVYEKKGPALSAFYFLSHVGAALFLAALLTSPWKTVRYATVLLCVVAMTWHRSHFLLTGKPPGFFEIMVDLSEASFAWQAGQAYAVQIARALGESLLLLALLTGLGQWLEVTSTRWHLGLGLLGLLMAVAVILKTAAGTTGYPSPVKAPVLALYAWKNALYLGEREPVTLTPGGETAARHILFLVDESIRADHLSLNGWSLPTTPYLESQGPHLLNLGYAMAGGNCSQSANIILQSGLRQDQLPDRDFRALKNPSLFQYARQAGFRTHYLDMQKGGGELQNYMTPRDLPFIDRFFQPAEEYFTPRKTPQRDRVLIDELEGLLAQPEPLFIYANKYGAHFHYDNCYPKNATRFQPTMGKSGVMSNNTPEEVRNSYANAIAWNVDGFFERLLPVLRAHPDLLVVYTSDHAHDLGVDSHMATHCNAGPVAPTQALVPLLLMGNGVGRLPVADWTEVVHRTSHFQLFPTLLVAMGYDAEQVRQRYGPLLWEPPMTPLGFVSGDLFGRHGFFRNPFPEGKARLGLR, encoded by the coding sequence GTGAGTCCGTCGGCCTCCTTCGCCCTCTACTTCCTGGTGCTGCTGGCCCTCTTCAATCTGGCCGATTACCGTCAGGCCGAGGTGATCCACTATTCGGCCTACGTCTACGAGAAAAAGGGCCCGGCGTTGTCGGCCTTCTATTTTCTCAGCCATGTGGGGGCGGCCCTGTTTCTGGCGGCGCTGCTGACCAGTCCCTGGAAAACGGTGCGCTATGCCACGGTGCTACTTTGTGTCGTGGCCATGACCTGGCATCGCAGCCACTTTCTGCTCACGGGCAAGCCGCCGGGGTTTTTCGAAATCATGGTGGATCTCTCCGAGGCCTCCTTCGCCTGGCAGGCGGGGCAGGCCTATGCCGTGCAGATCGCCCGAGCCCTGGGCGAGTCGCTGCTGTTGTTGGCGTTGCTGACGGGGTTGGGGCAGTGGCTGGAGGTGACCTCCACCCGCTGGCATCTGGGCCTGGGCCTGCTGGGTCTGCTCATGGCGGTGGCGGTGATCCTCAAGACGGCTGCCGGCACCACCGGTTATCCCTCTCCGGTCAAGGCCCCGGTGCTGGCGCTCTACGCCTGGAAAAACGCCCTCTACCTCGGCGAACGGGAGCCCGTGACCCTGACGCCGGGTGGTGAAACGGCGGCGCGGCATATCCTCTTCCTGGTGGACGAGAGCATTCGCGCCGACCATCTCAGCCTCAACGGCTGGTCCCTGCCCACCACGCCCTATCTGGAGAGCCAAGGCCCCCATCTGCTCAACCTCGGCTATGCCATGGCGGGCGGCAACTGCTCCCAGAGCGCCAACATCATCCTGCAAAGCGGTCTGCGGCAGGACCAGTTGCCGGATCGCGACTTTCGCGCCCTCAAGAATCCCAGCCTTTTCCAGTATGCCCGTCAGGCCGGCTTCCGCACCCACTACCTGGACATGCAGAAGGGGGGCGGGGAGCTGCAGAACTACATGACGCCGCGGGATTTGCCCTTCATCGACCGTTTTTTCCAGCCTGCGGAGGAGTACTTCACCCCGCGCAAGACGCCGCAACGCGACCGGGTGTTGATCGACGAACTGGAGGGGCTTCTGGCGCAGCCGGAGCCGTTGTTCATCTACGCCAACAAGTATGGCGCGCACTTTCATTACGACAACTGCTACCCCAAGAATGCCACCCGCTTTCAGCCCACCATGGGCAAGTCGGGGGTGATGTCCAACAACACCCCGGAGGAGGTGCGCAACAGCTACGCCAACGCCATTGCCTGGAACGTGGACGGCTTTTTCGAGCGCCTGCTGCCGGTTCTGCGGGCTCATCCCGATCTGCTGGTGGTCTACACCTCGGATCATGCCCACGACCTGGGGGTTGACTCCCACATGGCCACCCATTGCAATGCGGGTCCGGTGGCGCCGACCCAGGCGCTGGTGCCCCTGTTGCTGATGGGCAACGGGGTGGGGCGTCTGCCGGTTGCCGACTGGACGGAGGTGGTGCATCGCACCAGCCATTTTCAGCTCTTTCCCACCCTTCTGGTGGCCATGGGTTACGATGCGGAACAGGTGCGGCAACGCTACGGCCCCCTGCTTTGGGAGCCGC